From the Limosilactobacillus panis genome, one window contains:
- the rplD gene encoding 50S ribosomal protein L4 translates to MTSVNLYKQDGSQNGTIELNADVFGIEPNQNAEFDAILRQRASLRQGTHAVKNRSAVSGGGKKPWRQKGTGRARQGSIRAPQFRGGGIVLGPTPRSYKYNLPRKVRQLAIKSALSQKVLDNALVVVDALNFDAPKTKEFAGVMNNLKVAEKALVVVTDDDKNAALSARNLANATVVTPAGVNILNVADAQKIVITKSALSQVEEVLA, encoded by the coding sequence ATGACTAGCGTTAATCTGTACAAGCAAGATGGTAGCCAAAACGGCACTATCGAATTGAATGCTGATGTTTTTGGTATCGAACCAAATCAAAATGCTGAATTTGATGCTATCTTGCGTCAACGTGCTTCCCTGCGTCAAGGTACTCACGCCGTAAAGAACCGCTCTGCTGTTAGCGGTGGTGGTAAGAAGCCATGGCGTCAAAAGGGAACTGGTCGTGCTCGTCAAGGTTCTATCCGGGCACCACAATTCCGTGGCGGTGGGATCGTCCTCGGACCTACCCCTCGTTCTTACAAGTACAACCTTCCTCGTAAGGTTCGTCAACTTGCTATCAAGTCAGCACTTTCCCAAAAGGTCCTGGACAACGCATTAGTTGTTGTTGATGCATTGAACTTTGATGCTCCAAAGACCAAGGAATTTGCTGGTGTAATGAACAACTTGAAGGTTGCTGAAAAGGCACTGGTTGTCGTAACTGACGATGACAAGAACGCTGCTTTATCTGCACGCAACCTTGCTAACGCAACTGTTGTTACTCCTGCTGGTGTTAACATCTTAAACGTTGCTGACGCACAAAAGATTGTTATTACTAAGTCAGCTCTTTCTCAAGTAGAGGAGGTGCTCGCATAA
- the rplW gene encoding 50S ribosomal protein L23 yields the protein MEARDIILRPVVTEASMAGMDNKRYTFDVDLRATKTQVKNAVEEVFGVKVVKVNIMNVKGKKKRQGRYVGYTKRRRKAIVTLSADSNEIKLFNDDSEK from the coding sequence ATGGAAGCACGCGATATTATTTTACGTCCTGTAGTTACTGAAGCTTCAATGGCTGGCATGGACAACAAGCGTTACACTTTTGATGTTGATTTACGAGCAACCAAGACACAAGTCAAAAATGCCGTTGAAGAAGTTTTCGGCGTTAAGGTTGTTAAGGTAAACATCATGAACGTTAAGGGTAAGAAGAAACGTCAAGGCCGTTACGTCGGCTACACTAAGCGTCGTCGCAAGGCAATCGTTACTCTTTCTGCCGATTCAAATGAAATTAAACTGTTTAACGATGACAGTGAAAAATAA
- the rpsG gene encoding 30S ribosomal protein S7, protein MPRKGHVQKREILPDPMYNSKLVTSLIDHLMIDGKRGTATKILYAAFDQIKEETGNDPVEVFQQAMDNVMPVLEVKARRVGGSNYQVPIEVRPERRTTLGLRWIVQYARLRGEHTMVERLAREIIDASNNTGASVKKREDTHRMAEANRAFAHYRW, encoded by the coding sequence ATGCCACGTAAAGGACATGTACAAAAGCGTGAAATCTTACCGGATCCAATGTACAACTCAAAGCTGGTTACCAGCCTGATTGACCACTTGATGATTGATGGTAAGCGCGGAACTGCTACAAAGATTTTGTACGCAGCTTTTGATCAAATTAAGGAAGAAACTGGCAATGATCCAGTTGAAGTATTCCAACAGGCGATGGACAACGTTATGCCGGTACTGGAAGTCAAGGCACGGCGTGTTGGTGGTTCTAACTACCAAGTTCCAATCGAAGTTCGTCCAGAACGGCGGACTACTTTAGGCCTTCGTTGGATTGTTCAATACGCACGTTTGCGTGGGGAACACACCATGGTTGAACGTCTGGCACGTGAAATCATTGATGCTTCTAACAACACAGGTGCTTCAGTTAAGAAGCGTGAAGATACGCACCGGATGGCAGAAGCCAACCGTGCATTCGCACACTACCGCTGGTAA
- a CDS encoding peptide MFS transporter, with the protein MGRQRNIDTAFFGQPRGLSTLFFTEMWERFSYYGMRAILIFYMYYAVTKGGLGFNQVTAASIMSIYGSLVYLSSVIGGWLSDHIWGSRRTVFYGGVLIMFGHIALSLPFGRWGLFASIALIVMGTGLLKPNVSEMVGSLYSDEDSRRASGFSLYLFGINLGAAVAPWAVPWAADGFGLGLFHGQMNFHAGFSLAAVGMFFGLVQYLIDGRKYLPSVSLKPEDPLKAGQGRPVINKTVCGVVLLAIILGVMGLAGKLTIANVIMLITIVAILLPIYYFVLMLHSKKVTKIERARVRAYIPLFFAAVIFWIIDESGSVVLALFAAQRTVLHIGSWHFAAANFQTLNPLFMMILTPLFAVLWDHLKKRPSAPAMFALALVFAGLSYAFMALPGLIHGTTAGRVSPFWLVGSWFIVELGEVTLSPVGLSITSSLAPQAFKSQMMSMYFLADAAGQAVNAQIVKFYSSATEVPYFLTIGTTSIAFGILLFFFVKKIRSLTEE; encoded by the coding sequence ATGGGAAGACAAAGAAACATTGACACCGCATTTTTTGGACAGCCTCGTGGATTATCGACCCTGTTCTTTACTGAAATGTGGGAACGGTTTAGTTACTATGGAATGCGGGCAATCCTGATATTTTATATGTACTATGCTGTCACAAAGGGTGGTTTAGGCTTTAACCAGGTAACCGCTGCCTCAATCATGTCGATTTACGGCTCGCTGGTTTATTTGTCCAGCGTAATTGGCGGTTGGCTTTCGGACCATATTTGGGGATCCCGGCGAACAGTCTTTTATGGTGGTGTTTTGATCATGTTTGGTCACATTGCCCTTTCGCTCCCCTTTGGTCGGTGGGGATTGTTTGCCTCAATTGCATTGATTGTTATGGGGACCGGCTTACTGAAGCCCAACGTTTCTGAAATGGTCGGTAGTCTTTACAGTGATGAAGATAGCCGGCGGGCATCCGGATTCTCCTTATATCTTTTTGGAATCAACTTGGGAGCTGCCGTGGCACCATGGGCAGTACCGTGGGCGGCGGATGGTTTTGGTCTAGGACTTTTTCATGGACAGATGAATTTCCATGCCGGCTTTTCTTTGGCAGCTGTTGGAATGTTCTTTGGGTTAGTCCAGTACCTAATTGACGGTCGTAAATACTTGCCGTCAGTAAGTCTTAAGCCTGAAGATCCACTGAAGGCGGGACAAGGTCGCCCGGTAATTAACAAGACGGTTTGTGGTGTTGTATTGCTAGCAATCATTCTTGGTGTTATGGGGTTAGCCGGTAAATTGACCATTGCAAACGTCATCATGTTGATTACGATTGTTGCTATTTTACTGCCAATTTACTACTTTGTTTTGATGCTCCATTCCAAGAAAGTTACCAAGATTGAACGGGCTCGTGTGCGGGCTTATATTCCATTATTCTTTGCGGCGGTTATTTTCTGGATAATTGATGAATCTGGTTCAGTTGTCCTTGCGCTGTTTGCTGCTCAACGGACGGTTCTTCATATTGGGAGCTGGCATTTTGCCGCCGCCAATTTCCAGACGCTTAATCCATTATTCATGATGATCTTAACACCACTGTTTGCCGTTTTATGGGACCACCTCAAAAAACGGCCAAGTGCACCGGCAATGTTTGCCCTCGCCCTTGTCTTTGCTGGATTATCCTATGCCTTTATGGCCTTACCAGGATTAATTCATGGTACTACTGCCGGACGGGTATCACCATTCTGGCTGGTGGGTTCTTGGTTCATTGTTGAACTTGGCGAAGTTACTCTTTCGCCAGTTGGCCTATCGATTACCAGCTCATTAGCCCCACAAGCATTTAAGTCGCAGATGATGAGTATGTACTTCCTAGCTGACGCTGCTGGGCAAGCGGTTAACGCACAGATTGTTAAGTTCTACTCGTCAGCTACCGAGGTGCCTTACTTCCTGACAATTGGGACGACTAGCATTGCGTTTGGTATTTTGCTGTTCTTCTTTGTCAAGAAGATTCGTAGTTTGACCGAAGAGTAA
- the rpsJ gene encoding 30S ribosomal protein S10, whose translation MAKQKIRIRLKAYEHRILDQSADKIVDTAKRTGAQISGPIPLPTERTLYTVIRSPHKFKKSREQFEMRTHKRLIDIIDPTPKTVDSLMKLDLPSGVDIEIKL comes from the coding sequence ATGGCAAAACAAAAGATTCGTATTCGGTTAAAGGCTTATGAACACCGTATCCTCGACCAATCTGCTGATAAGATCGTTGATACCGCTAAGCGGACAGGTGCTCAAATCTCAGGTCCAATCCCGTTACCAACTGAACGGACTCTCTACACTGTTATCCGTTCACCACACAAATTCAAGAAGTCGCGGGAACAATTTGAAATGCGGACTCACAAGCGTTTGATCGACATCATTGATCCAACACCAAAGACTGTTGACTCATTAATGAAGCTCGACCTGCCAAGTGGTGTTGACATCGAAATCAAATTGTAA
- the fusA gene encoding elongation factor G, giving the protein MANKREYPLAKTRNIGIMAHIDAGKTTATERILYYTGKIHKIGETHDGASQMDWMDEEKERGITITSAATTAVWKDHRINIIDTPGHVDFTVEVERALRVLDGAVTVLDAQAGVEPQTETVWRQADQFNVPRIVFANKMDKVGANFDYSVQTIKDRLNVTPLPIQMPIGAEDSFVGVIDLVKMVAYVYDEDKLGTHWDTDDIPDDMKDEAQKRHEAMIETLADIDDNIMEKYLEGEDISVDEIKAAIRKGTLEEKLFPVLAGSAYKDKGIQMMLDAVIDYLPSPLDVKPFVAHDADGNEVELTAGDDKPFAALAFKIATDPFVGRLTFLRVYTGSLQSGSYVLNATKDKRERIGRLLQMHSNQQHEIPEVFSGDIAAAIGLKNTTTGDSLTDSDHPLQLESMDFPDPVIQVSVEPKSKADQDKMDKGLQKLAEEDPTFKAETNPETGETLIAGMGELHLDIIVERLRREFHAEVKVGKPQVSYREAFTKQASAQGKFVRQSGGKGQYGDVWIEFTPLEEGKGFEFEDAIVGGVVPREFIPAVEQGLKEAMQNGVLAGYPLVDMHAKLYDGSYHEVDSSEAAFKVAASLALKNAAKKADPVILEPIMKVDIVVPEDNMGDVMGQVTARRGTIDGMEERGNAQLIHSFVPLSEMFGYATALRSATQGRGTFTMTFDHYSAVPKSIQEDIIKKNGNNN; this is encoded by the coding sequence ATGGCTAATAAACGTGAATACCCACTCGCTAAGACTCGTAACATTGGTATCATGGCCCACATCGATGCCGGTAAGACGACTGCTACTGAGCGGATTCTTTACTACACTGGTAAGATTCACAAGATTGGTGAAACTCACGATGGTGCTTCACAAATGGACTGGATGGATGAAGAAAAGGAACGTGGTATCACTATCACTTCCGCTGCCACCACGGCCGTTTGGAAGGATCACCGGATTAACATTATTGATACCCCAGGACACGTGGACTTCACTGTCGAAGTTGAACGTGCATTGCGGGTGCTTGATGGTGCCGTAACGGTTCTTGATGCCCAAGCCGGTGTTGAACCACAGACTGAAACTGTTTGGCGTCAAGCTGACCAATTCAACGTTCCCCGGATTGTTTTTGCTAACAAGATGGACAAGGTGGGTGCTAACTTTGACTACTCCGTTCAAACGATCAAGGACCGTCTGAACGTTACCCCACTGCCAATCCAAATGCCAATTGGTGCCGAAGACTCCTTCGTTGGGGTAATTGACCTGGTTAAGATGGTTGCTTACGTTTACGATGAAGATAAACTTGGTACTCACTGGGATACTGATGATATTCCGGATGACATGAAGGATGAAGCTCAAAAGCGTCACGAAGCCATGATTGAAACCCTGGCCGACATTGACGACAACATCATGGAAAAGTACCTTGAAGGTGAAGATATTTCCGTTGATGAAATCAAGGCTGCTATCCGTAAGGGGACTCTGGAAGAAAAGCTCTTCCCTGTACTGGCTGGTTCAGCTTACAAGGATAAGGGTATCCAGATGATGCTTGATGCCGTTATCGACTACCTGCCATCACCACTGGATGTTAAGCCCTTCGTTGCTCACGATGCTGATGGTAATGAAGTTGAATTAACTGCTGGTGACGACAAGCCATTCGCTGCTTTGGCATTTAAGATTGCTACCGACCCATTCGTTGGTCGTCTAACTTTCTTACGGGTTTACACTGGTTCTCTGCAATCTGGTTCCTACGTTCTGAACGCTACGAAGGACAAGCGTGAGCGGATTGGTCGTTTGCTGCAAATGCACTCTAACCAACAACACGAAATCCCAGAAGTATTCTCTGGTGATATTGCTGCTGCTATCGGTCTGAAGAACACCACTACCGGTGACTCTTTGACCGATTCTGACCACCCACTGCAACTTGAATCCATGGACTTCCCTGACCCAGTTATCCAAGTTTCTGTTGAACCTAAGTCCAAGGCTGACCAAGATAAGATGGACAAGGGTCTGCAAAAGCTGGCTGAAGAAGACCCAACGTTCAAGGCTGAAACTAACCCTGAAACTGGTGAAACTCTGATTGCCGGAATGGGTGAACTTCACCTAGACATCATTGTTGAACGTCTGCGTCGTGAATTCCACGCTGAAGTTAAGGTTGGTAAGCCACAAGTATCCTACCGTGAAGCATTTACTAAGCAAGCAAGTGCCCAAGGTAAGTTCGTTCGTCAATCTGGTGGTAAAGGTCAATACGGTGATGTATGGATCGAATTCACACCACTTGAAGAAGGTAAGGGCTTCGAATTCGAAGATGCCATTGTCGGTGGGGTTGTTCCGCGTGAATTTATCCCTGCTGTTGAACAAGGATTGAAGGAAGCTATGCAAAACGGTGTTCTTGCGGGCTACCCACTTGTTGACATGCACGCTAAGCTCTACGATGGTAGTTACCACGAAGTCGACTCTAGTGAAGCGGCCTTCAAGGTTGCCGCATCCCTCGCTTTGAAGAATGCTGCTAAGAAGGCGGACCCAGTCATCCTTGAACCAATCATGAAGGTTGATATCGTTGTCCCAGAAGACAACATGGGTGATGTTATGGGTCAAGTTACTGCTCGTCGTGGGACGATCGATGGGATGGAAGAACGTGGTAACGCTCAACTGATTCACTCATTTGTTCCACTGTCTGAAATGTTTGGTTACGCTACCGCCCTGCGTTCTGCTACGCAAGGTCGTGGTACCTTCACGATGACTTTCGATCACTACTCAGCTGTTCCTAAGTCTATCCAAGAAGACATCATCAAGAAGAATGGTAACAACAACTAA
- the rplB gene encoding 50S ribosomal protein L2, whose amino-acid sequence MGIRKYKPTTNGRRNMNGYDFADITKNTPEKSLLAPLKHTAGRNSYGHITVRHRGGGVKRQYRIIDFKRIKDDVPATVKAIEYDPNRTANIALLGYADGTKSYIIAPKGLKVGMTVQSGPDADIKVGNALPLKNIPVGTIIHNIELKPGKGGQLARSAGASAQLLGKDEKYVLVRLSSGEVRMVLATCRATIGTVGNDEHALLIKGKAGRTRYAGQRPHVRGSVMNPNDHPHGGGEGKQPVGLPSPLSPWGKKTVGKKTRSHRARSNKFIVRGRKRGPHTR is encoded by the coding sequence GTGGGAATTCGTAAGTACAAACCTACCACTAACGGTCGCCGGAACATGAACGGTTATGACTTCGCTGATATTACGAAGAACACACCGGAAAAGTCATTATTGGCTCCATTAAAGCACACAGCCGGCCGGAACAGTTATGGTCACATTACTGTTCGTCACCGTGGTGGTGGTGTTAAGCGTCAATACCGGATCATTGACTTCAAGCGGATCAAGGATGATGTTCCTGCAACCGTTAAGGCTATCGAATATGATCCAAACCGGACTGCCAACATTGCTTTGCTTGGTTACGCTGATGGTACTAAGTCATACATCATCGCTCCAAAGGGCTTGAAGGTTGGCATGACTGTTCAATCTGGTCCAGATGCAGATATCAAAGTTGGTAACGCTCTTCCATTGAAGAATATTCCAGTTGGTACTATTATCCACAACATTGAATTAAAGCCAGGTAAGGGTGGTCAACTTGCTCGTTCAGCAGGTGCCTCTGCTCAATTACTTGGTAAGGATGAAAAGTACGTTCTGGTACGCCTTTCATCTGGTGAAGTACGGATGGTTCTGGCAACTTGCCGGGCAACCATCGGTACTGTTGGTAACGACGAACACGCCCTCTTAATCAAGGGTAAGGCTGGTCGGACCCGTTACGCTGGTCAGCGTCCACATGTTCGTGGTTCTGTAATGAACCCTAATGATCACCCACATGGTGGTGGTGAAGGTAAGCAACCAGTTGGTTTACCATCTCCTCTGTCTCCATGGGGTAAGAAGACTGTTGGTAAGAAGACCCGTTCACACAGGGCTCGTTCAAACAAGTTCATTGTTCGTGGTCGGAAGCGCGGTCCACATACTCGTTAA
- a CDS encoding uracil-xanthine permease family protein gives MEEKAQLMFGPDDKISLTEATLLGLQHVLAMDVYVPPIILAGMLSMGAADSTGLLQATFLAAGIGTILQTGIFMKMPVSQGPSFVPLSAAAGVVLASGGLKGSGMATLLGSLVIGAFLLIILGLSGVFQKIINYLVPAVVGGTIITCVGLSLIPSALNDNIFEAQGNVYQNMELATVTAVTLLICVGISIRFPRVQKLFKAGSIVIALLVGTAMSASMGRFDWHSVAVSPWFSLPQRTMLHWGIHFNMTAIFTFIIIYAILTTETTGTWFAMGAVTNHKITKRQWNHGIVGEGLSCLIAAFSGTTPVTGYSTNAGIISITGVASKRAFISAGCWFIVLGFFTKLSAFLAAIPAPVIGGVFAIITVTIMLNGLNVIRNLQTGESDIYVIGLPIILTIALVLLPKHVLNASPQMLQYLLGSPIAIAAITAIILNILMPRRQHL, from the coding sequence ATGGAAGAAAAAGCACAACTAATGTTTGGCCCAGATGATAAAATCTCACTTACCGAGGCGACCCTGTTGGGTTTGCAACATGTATTAGCAATGGATGTGTATGTGCCACCGATTATTTTGGCGGGGATGCTCTCCATGGGCGCGGCCGACTCAACCGGTCTCCTGCAAGCAACTTTCTTAGCTGCGGGAATTGGGACCATCCTACAAACGGGAATTTTTATGAAGATGCCGGTTTCCCAAGGTCCCTCTTTCGTTCCCCTGAGTGCTGCGGCGGGTGTTGTCCTTGCTAGTGGTGGGTTAAAAGGAAGCGGGATGGCAACTTTGTTAGGCTCATTAGTTATTGGTGCCTTCCTGCTGATTATTCTTGGCTTGAGTGGTGTTTTTCAAAAGATCATTAACTATCTTGTGCCAGCAGTAGTGGGTGGAACAATTATTACCTGTGTTGGCCTCTCGCTAATTCCGTCGGCCCTCAATGATAACATCTTTGAGGCCCAGGGAAATGTTTACCAGAACATGGAACTAGCAACGGTAACCGCGGTAACCTTATTAATTTGCGTTGGAATTAGTATTCGCTTTCCCCGCGTGCAAAAGCTGTTCAAGGCCGGCTCAATCGTCATTGCCTTGTTGGTCGGAACGGCAATGAGTGCTAGCATGGGACGCTTTGATTGGCATTCCGTTGCCGTATCCCCGTGGTTTAGCTTACCTCAACGAACAATGTTACACTGGGGAATCCATTTCAATATGACCGCGATTTTCACCTTCATTATTATCTACGCCATCCTGACCACGGAAACCACGGGAACATGGTTTGCAATGGGCGCGGTAACGAACCACAAAATTACTAAGAGACAGTGGAATCACGGGATTGTCGGCGAAGGGCTTAGTTGCTTGATTGCGGCTTTTAGTGGGACCACGCCAGTTACTGGCTACTCAACAAATGCGGGGATTATCTCAATTACTGGGGTTGCCAGTAAACGGGCTTTCATTTCTGCCGGGTGCTGGTTTATTGTACTGGGCTTCTTTACAAAATTATCCGCATTTTTGGCGGCAATTCCGGCACCGGTGATTGGTGGTGTCTTTGCAATTATCACGGTTACCATCATGTTAAACGGGTTAAACGTTATCCGGAATTTGCAGACTGGTGAAAGTGATATTTATGTTATTGGTCTGCCAATTATCCTAACAATTGCGCTGGTCTTGCTACCGAAACATGTTCTTAATGCATCTCCCCAGATGCTTCAGTACTTACTCGGTTCACCAATTGCTATTGCGGCAATTACCGCCATTATCCTAAACATTTTGATGCCACGTCGGCAGCATTTATAA
- a CDS encoding A24 family peptidase — protein MFFTSYYFLIGTVLASFAALCGQRIGNQQCPWAPPRSYCDACHIRLRWWQLIPILGYLIQGGHCHYCRQPIPVFFPLSELLAGTAAALLCGPGLGDSAAFFIVITTLVGLASNDFFYQFIYPVGLLGLFPLFFCTHHQNWTWENMIASALLLLFLACCCLTSYLGIGDGEFLLVVTFTIGWYPTLYVIMLGSFFTLLLTLRMPIKEKIPFIPGLAAALAMVLILLKNEII, from the coding sequence TTGTTTTTCACCAGCTACTATTTTCTTATCGGAACCGTTCTCGCCTCGTTTGCCGCCCTTTGTGGTCAACGGATTGGCAACCAGCAGTGCCCCTGGGCTCCTCCACGATCCTATTGTGACGCCTGCCATATCCGCCTGAGATGGTGGCAGCTCATTCCCATCCTTGGTTACCTCATTCAAGGTGGTCACTGTCATTATTGTCGTCAGCCGATTCCCGTCTTTTTCCCCCTCAGCGAACTGCTGGCGGGTACCGCGGCCGCTTTACTCTGTGGCCCCGGCCTTGGTGATTCAGCTGCTTTTTTTATAGTGATTACTACCCTCGTCGGCTTAGCTAGCAACGATTTCTTTTATCAGTTTATCTACCCCGTTGGCCTACTGGGTCTGTTTCCCCTTTTCTTTTGTACCCATCACCAGAACTGGACATGGGAAAATATGATTGCATCGGCTCTGCTACTCCTGTTTCTAGCTTGCTGTTGTCTGACTAGTTATCTAGGAATTGGAGACGGCGAATTTCTCCTGGTCGTAACTTTCACTATTGGTTGGTACCCCACCCTTTACGTCATCATGCTTGGGTCCTTTTTCACGCTCCTACTCACCCTGCGAATGCCAATTAAAGAAAAGATTCCCTTTATACCTGGGCTGGCTGCCGCCCTCGCGATGGTTCTGATTCTACTTAAAAATGAAATTATATAA
- the rpsS gene encoding 30S ribosomal protein S19, translated as MARSLKKGPFADASLLKKVKAQEGSEKKTVIKTWSRRSTIFPSFIGYTFAVYNGRKHVPVYVQEDMVGHKLGEFVPTRTFHGHATDDKKTGTTTK; from the coding sequence ATGGCTCGTAGTTTGAAGAAGGGACCTTTCGCTGATGCTTCATTACTGAAGAAGGTTAAGGCTCAAGAAGGTTCTGAAAAGAAGACAGTCATCAAGACCTGGTCACGTCGTTCAACCATTTTCCCAAGCTTCATTGGTTACACCTTTGCAGTTTACAATGGTCGGAAGCACGTACCAGTTTACGTACAAGAAGACATGGTAGGTCACAAGTTGGGTGAATTTGTCCCAACTCGTACTTTCCACGGTCACGCAACTGATGACAAGAAGACTGGTACTACTACTAAGTAA
- a CDS encoding serine hydrolase, translating into MDKEKLTTAWQRVMAKCGNQAAVAIQFVNDDEVLATTNAPSFRYETASTVKVAVLALLLKETGGQLNATQRELTERMIRYSDNDATTTILENYLGGMLSLQSLYQDLGMDNTTASSWWGTTLTVPSDQLKLLRMIYCNSPANYLSDSSRAYIKKLMGEVAISQQWGISTGKSEYYLKNGWRPASDNGKWEVHSIGYVPNGQESYIIAIYTRNNRNYASGVSLVEDLARATQNSI; encoded by the coding sequence TTGGATAAAGAAAAGCTGACGACCGCGTGGCAAAGGGTAATGGCTAAGTGCGGAAACCAGGCGGCAGTTGCTATTCAATTTGTAAATGACGATGAAGTCCTGGCAACCACTAATGCGCCGTCTTTTCGCTACGAAACGGCCAGCACTGTCAAAGTAGCTGTTCTAGCGCTCCTGTTAAAGGAAACGGGTGGCCAGCTTAACGCGACCCAGCGAGAGCTTACGGAACGAATGATTCGTTATAGTGATAATGATGCGACTACGACGATTCTGGAAAATTACTTGGGCGGGATGCTCTCACTCCAGTCCCTATACCAGGATTTGGGGATGGATAACACCACCGCTTCGTCATGGTGGGGGACCACATTAACCGTCCCAAGCGACCAATTGAAACTGTTACGGATGATCTACTGTAACTCACCTGCCAACTACTTGAGTGACTCATCACGGGCCTATATCAAGAAACTGATGGGAGAAGTTGCAATCAGCCAGCAGTGGGGAATTTCAACCGGAAAGAGTGAATACTATCTTAAAAACGGCTGGCGCCCCGCCAGTGACAATGGCAAATGGGAAGTTCACAGTATTGGTTATGTTCCAAATGGTCAAGAAAGCTATATAATTGCTATTTATACCCGTAATAATCGTAATTACGCTTCCGGAGTCAGTTTGGTCGAGGACCTTGCACGGGCAACTCAAAATAGTATCTAA
- the rplC gene encoding 50S ribosomal protein L3: MAKGILGKKVGMTQVFTDNGELVPVTVIDVTPNVVMQIKTVENDGYNAVQLGFDDKREILSNKPEQGHAAKANTTPKRFIGEIRDAELGDDIKVGDEVKADIFNEGETVDVTGTTKGHGYQGNIHKDNQSRGPMAHGSRYHRRPGSLGAIINRVFKGMKLPGRMGNKTVTMQHLRVVKVDLDNNVLLIKGNVPGANKSYVTIKNSVKANTKKSLSKQHNK, encoded by the coding sequence ATGGCCAAAGGAATCTTAGGTAAAAAGGTTGGAATGACTCAAGTCTTCACTGACAATGGTGAATTGGTTCCAGTTACTGTTATTGATGTAACACCAAACGTTGTTATGCAAATTAAGACTGTTGAAAACGATGGTTACAACGCTGTTCAACTTGGCTTTGATGACAAGCGTGAAATCTTGAGTAACAAGCCTGAACAAGGTCATGCAGCAAAAGCAAATACGACCCCTAAGCGCTTCATCGGTGAAATCCGTGACGCTGAATTAGGGGATGACATCAAGGTTGGAGACGAAGTTAAGGCTGATATCTTCAACGAAGGTGAAACTGTCGACGTTACGGGTACTACCAAGGGTCATGGTTACCAAGGTAACATCCACAAGGATAACCAATCACGTGGACCTATGGCTCACGGTTCTCGTTACCACCGTCGTCCAGGTTCATTGGGTGCCATCATTAACCGTGTATTCAAGGGTATGAAGCTCCCTGGCCGGATGGGTAACAAGACTGTTACTATGCAACACTTACGAGTTGTTAAGGTTGACTTAGATAACAATGTATTACTCATCAAGGGTAACGTTCCTGGTGCTAATAAGTCATACGTTACTATTAAGAACTCTGTGAAGGCTAACACTAAGAAGAGCCTGAGCAAGCAACACAACAAATAA
- the rpsL gene encoding 30S ribosomal protein S12, with translation MPTINQLVRKGRKSHKGKSKSPALGYVYNTFKKEEVKTPSPQKRGVATRVGTMTPKKPNSALRKYARVRLSNLIEVTAYIPGIGHNLQEHSVVLIRGGRVKDLPGVRYHIIRGTLDTAGVEGRMQSRSKYGAKKPKKK, from the coding sequence ATGCCAACCATTAACCAATTGGTACGTAAAGGCCGGAAGAGCCACAAGGGCAAGTCAAAGTCACCAGCTCTTGGTTATGTTTACAACACTTTCAAGAAAGAAGAAGTTAAGACACCTTCTCCACAAAAACGTGGGGTTGCTACCCGTGTCGGGACGATGACTCCTAAGAAGCCAAACTCAGCTCTGCGGAAGTACGCTCGTGTACGTCTTTCCAACCTGATTGAAGTTACTGCTTACATTCCAGGTATCGGTCACAACCTCCAAGAACACTCCGTTGTTTTAATTCGTGGTGGTCGTGTTAAGGACTTACCAGGGGTTCGTTACCACATCATCCGTGGTACACTCGATACCGCTGGTGTTGAAGGCCGGATGCAATCACGGTCCAAGTACGGTGCCAAGAAGCCGAAGAAGAAGTAA